In Musa acuminata AAA Group cultivar baxijiao chromosome BXJ2-3, Cavendish_Baxijiao_AAA, whole genome shotgun sequence, the following proteins share a genomic window:
- the LOC103973399 gene encoding OVARIAN TUMOR DOMAIN-containing deubiquitinating enzyme 9 isoform X2 — protein MATYEQDSEVYRWGIDLFHDASATAHEYEEHTQASFFTHDLFDPYCSSGIKDGQEEMDDTKPSSSCSSPARNSYEEGYSLDVTDEFSFVDGEVGRRLNQMVPVPHVPKINGEIPSVDEATSDHQRLLERLQLYDLVERKVQGDGNCQFRALSDQLYRTPEHHEFVRQQIIAQLKSHPEIYEGYVPMTYGEYLNKLSKLGEWGDHVTLQAAADSYGVKIFVITSFKDTCYIEILPSVQKSNRVIFLSFWAEVHYNSIYPEGDLPMADTKKKKKWWKFGNKH, from the exons ATGGCTACGTATGAGCAAGACTCTGAAGTTTATCGGTGGGGAATTGATCTTTTTCATG ATGCTTCTGCAACTGCACATGAATATGAGGAGCATACGCAAGCATCTTTTTTTACACATGATTTGTTTGACCCATACTGTAGTTCAG GGATTAAGGATGGCCAAGAGGAGATGGATGACACCAAACCTTCTAGTTCATGTTCCAGTCCTGCAAGAAACTCTTATGAGGAAGGGTATTCGTTGGACGTTACCGATGAATTTTCTTTTGTAGATGGTGAAGTTGGCAGAAGGTTAAATCAGATGGTCCCTGTCCCT CATGTTCCTAAAATCAACGGAGAAATTCCTTCTGTTGATGAAGCCACTTCTGATCATCAAAGGCTACTAGAGAG GTTGCAATTATATGACTTGGTTGAGCGTAAGGTCCAAGGAGATGGTAACTGTCAG TTTCGAGCGCTATCTGACCAATTATATCGAACACCTGAGCACCATGAGTTTGTGAGGCAGCAAATCATTGCTCAG CTTAAATCTCACCCTGAGATTTATGAGGGATATGTTCCAATGACATATGGTGAATACCTGAATAAGCTTTCAAA GCTTGGTGAGTGGGGTGATCATGTAACGTTGCAGGCAGCTGCAGATTCG TATGGAGTCAAAATTTTTGTCATAACATCATTCAAGGATACTTGCTATATTGAGATTTTGCCAAGTGTTCAGAAGTCGAATCGAG TCATTTTCTTGAGCTTTTGGGCTGAGGTGCACTACAACTCAATTTATCCTGAAGGAG ATCTCCCTATGGCagacacgaagaagaagaagaagtggtggAAGTTCGGAAATAAGCATTAA
- the LOC135607416 gene encoding lysM domain receptor-like kinase 3: MCKTKSATLATEPRPRTRSRSSSAAISAVATSSSGFPTGSSSDPRLPRTVAAVPFNSFPSSGSKASSSSVSSLTSLREALPDPPVLYTFSELCSATGNFHSNRLPAAKSGWRCSLRGKDAVVFQRRFHGPDPAALPARLAALARSHHSSLVHLLGASLAGDHVYVVHEFAPGASLTDCLRNQRNPNFTPLSTWISRMQVASDLAHGLEYIHLHSSIHNRLKSSSVLVTEPGFRARICHFGAADLADEIPPATAEEDGKADSITPPPPGIRRTGSRRMRIEGSRGYMAPELLAGGSISRRSDVFAFGVVLLELISGDEPLKFSMGRGDGSEFQRVSLIDTAREVIGAEEEGERRGRMRQWVDRRLRDSYPVETAEALIQVALQCVEAEAAARPDMTWVAGRVSKLFLDSEAWAETVKPPTEFSVSMAPR, translated from the coding sequence ATGTGCAAGACTAAATCCGCTACCCTCGCCACCGAGCCCAGGCCGCGAACGAGGTCCCGATCATCCTCTGCCGCCATCTCCGCCGTCGCCACCTCATCCAGTGGCTTCCCCACCGGCTCCAGTAGCGACCCCCGCCTACCCCGTACCGTTGCGGCCGTCCCCTTCAATTCCTTCCCCTCCTCCGGCTCCAAGGCCTCCTCATCCTCCGTATCCAGCCTCACCTCCCTTCGTGAGGCCCTCCCGGATCCCCCCGTTCTCTACACCTTCTCCGAGCTCTGCTCCGCAACGGGGAACTTCCACTCCAACCGCCTCCCGGCCGCGAAATCCGGTTGGCGCTGCTCCCTCCGCGGCAAGGACGCCGTCGTCTTCCAGCGACGCTTCCACGGCCCCGACCCAGCCGCCCTGCCCGCCCGCCTCGCCGCCCTCGCCAGGTCCCACCACTCCAGcctcgtccacctcctcggcgcctCTCTTGCCGGCGACCACGTCTACGTCGTCCACGAATTTGCCCCCGGTGCCAGCCTCACCGACTGCCTCCGCAACCAGAGGAACCCTAATTTCACGCCGCTGTCCACCTGGATCTCCAGGATGCAGGTCGCCTCCGACCTCGCCCATGGCCTCGAGTACATCCACCTCCACTCCTCCATCCACAACCGGCTCAAGAGCTCTTCCGTCCTCGTCACGGAACCCGGCTTCCGTGCAAGAATTTGCCACTTCGGCGCCGCCGACCTCGCCGACGAAATCCCCCCCGCCACCGCCGAAGAGGACGGCAAGGCCGACTCGATCACCCCGCCGCCGCCGGGGATCAGGAGGACGGGCAGCCGCCGGATGCGGATCGAGGGGTCCAGGGGGTACATGGCGCCGGAGCTGCTCGCCGGCGGGAGCATTTCCCGGCGGTCCGACGTGTTCGCCTTCGGGGTCGTCCTCCTGGAGCTCATCTCCGGCGACGAGCCGCTCAAGTTCAGCATGGGCAGGGGGGACGGGAGCGAATTCCAGCGGGTTTCCCTGATCGACACGGCAAGGGAGGTGATCGgtgcggaggaggagggggaacgGCGAGGGAGGATGAGGCAGTGGGTGGACCGGAGGCTGCGAGACTCGTACCCGGTGGAGACGGCGGAGGCGCTGATCCAGGTGGCTCTGCAGTGcgtggaggcggaggcggcggcgcggcCGGACATGACGTGGGTGGCTGGGAGGGTGTCGAAGCTCTTTCTAGATTCGGAGGCGTGGGCGGAGACGGTGAAGCCCCCGACGGAGTTCTCCGTGTCGATGGCCCCGCGGTGA
- the LOC103973399 gene encoding OVARIAN TUMOR DOMAIN-containing deubiquitinating enzyme 12 isoform X1 encodes MATYEQDSEVYRWGIDLFHGEFFPNPSYSGSTTEQDSGLNGNSYIRQDASATAHEYEEHTQASFFTHDLFDPYCSSGIKDGQEEMDDTKPSSSCSSPARNSYEEGYSLDVTDEFSFVDGEVGRRLNQMVPVPHVPKINGEIPSVDEATSDHQRLLERLQLYDLVERKVQGDGNCQFRALSDQLYRTPEHHEFVRQQIIAQLKSHPEIYEGYVPMTYGEYLNKLSKLGEWGDHVTLQAAADSYGVKIFVITSFKDTCYIEILPSVQKSNRVIFLSFWAEVHYNSIYPEGDLPMADTKKKKKWWKFGNKH; translated from the exons ATGGCTACGTATGAGCAAGACTCTGAAGTTTATCGGTGGGGAATTGATCTTTTTCATGGTGAGTTTTTTCCAAACCCTTCATATTCAGGAAGCACCACTGAGCAGGATTCCGGCCTTAATGGAAATAGTTATATTAGACAAG ATGCTTCTGCAACTGCACATGAATATGAGGAGCATACGCAAGCATCTTTTTTTACACATGATTTGTTTGACCCATACTGTAGTTCAG GGATTAAGGATGGCCAAGAGGAGATGGATGACACCAAACCTTCTAGTTCATGTTCCAGTCCTGCAAGAAACTCTTATGAGGAAGGGTATTCGTTGGACGTTACCGATGAATTTTCTTTTGTAGATGGTGAAGTTGGCAGAAGGTTAAATCAGATGGTCCCTGTCCCT CATGTTCCTAAAATCAACGGAGAAATTCCTTCTGTTGATGAAGCCACTTCTGATCATCAAAGGCTACTAGAGAG GTTGCAATTATATGACTTGGTTGAGCGTAAGGTCCAAGGAGATGGTAACTGTCAG TTTCGAGCGCTATCTGACCAATTATATCGAACACCTGAGCACCATGAGTTTGTGAGGCAGCAAATCATTGCTCAG CTTAAATCTCACCCTGAGATTTATGAGGGATATGTTCCAATGACATATGGTGAATACCTGAATAAGCTTTCAAA GCTTGGTGAGTGGGGTGATCATGTAACGTTGCAGGCAGCTGCAGATTCG TATGGAGTCAAAATTTTTGTCATAACATCATTCAAGGATACTTGCTATATTGAGATTTTGCCAAGTGTTCAGAAGTCGAATCGAG TCATTTTCTTGAGCTTTTGGGCTGAGGTGCACTACAACTCAATTTATCCTGAAGGAG ATCTCCCTATGGCagacacgaagaagaagaagaagtggtggAAGTTCGGAAATAAGCATTAA
- the LOC135607418 gene encoding RING-H2 finger protein ATL1-like → MDHRGFPPPLGHQPPPTSPPSSDASFPILAISILGILTTSILLLSYYVFAVRCCLNWRRSDVVGRLSRSRRRLDDRLMAYSTVTESHGLGESEIRAIPTLRYRRGDDGAGKTSFHECAVCLNEFQEEERIRLLPNCFHVFHIDCIDTWLQTNANCPLCRSSITTAAVPVPLDQFTASAPHQDPRRSGDIVIDIRDDDSDPQAQAVTATDANTNPSRWKSEQRVGHKRGRKVHRHGSMGDECIDTRAKDGQLQVQPMRRSFSMDSSSDRQLYMAVQKIMRQNPHFLEATGGESSSTSGRIRRSLFSFHRHSRSAVLPVQIEQ, encoded by the coding sequence ATGGATCACCGTGGCTTTCCACCCCCACTCGGTCACCAACCCCCTCCTACGTCTCCTCCCTCCTCGGACGCCAGCTTCCCCATCCTAGCTATATCCATCCTTGGCATCCTCACCACGTCCATCCTCCTCCTCAGCTACTACGTCTTTGCGGTCAGATGTTGCCTCAACTGGCGCCGGTCCGATGTCGTGGGCCGACTCTCGCGTTCACGGCGCCGTCTCGACGACCGACTGATGGCCTACTCGACCGTCACCGAGAGCCACGGCCTCGGTGAGTCGGAAATCCGGGCAATCCCCACGCTTCGATACCGCAGAGGGGACGACGGCGCGGGGAAGACGTCCTTCCACGAGTGCGCTGTGTGCCTGAACGAGTTCCAAGAAGAGGAGAGGATTAGGCTGCTGCCGAACTGCTTCCATGTCTTCCATATAGACTGCATAGATACCTGGCTCCAAACCAACGCCAATTGCCCGCTCTGCAGGTCGAGCATCACCACAGCCGCGGTACCTGTTCCGCTCGACCAATTCACGGCCTCGGCTCCACATCAGGACCCTCGTCGGAGTGGTGATATAGTGATCGATATCAGAGACGACGATAGCGACCCGCAGGCCCAAGCGGTCACTGCCACCGACGCCAATACCAATCCTTCGCGGTGGAAGTCGGAGCAGAGGGTCGGGCACAAGAGGGGGAGGAAGGTCCATCGTCACGGAAGCATGGGGGACGAGTGCATCGACACGAGGGCCAAAGACGGGCAACTCCAGGTTCAACCCATGAGAAGGTCTTTCTCCATGGACTCTTCGAGCGACAGGCAGCTCTACATGGCAGTCCAAAAGATCATGCGCCAGAATCCACACTTCCTAGAAGCCACCGGCGGAGAAAGCAGCAGCACTTCCGGCAGAATCCGGCGGTCGCTGTTCTCATTCCACCGGCACTCGCGCAGTGCTGTCCTTCCGGTCCAAATCGAGCAGTAA
- the LOC103973417 gene encoding LOB domain-containing protein CRL1-like has translation MTGFGSPCGACKFLRRKCVRGCVFAPHFCHEQGAARFAAIHKVFGASNASKLLMHLPVSDRSEAAVTISYEAQARLQDPIYGCVAHIFALQRQVVNLQAQLVSLKAQSAQAFADGSLSQEDSLNHQLLDQLQLDREARMRHALVSDSPLSTERTMYHDNGLLDSSSSLLPSPHGVPHSYMRVDDGIFFGTDEDMENALVTQTVGRSSADHNMEDLRSVAFAHLRHV, from the exons ATGACCGGGTTTGGCTCCCCATGCGGTGCATGCAAGTTCCTGAGGAGGAAGTGTGTCAGGGGATGCGTCTTCGCCCCGCACTTCTGCCACGAGCAGGGAGCTGCTCGGTTTGCTGCCATCCACAAGGTCTTCGGAGCCAGCAATGCCTCCAAGCTCCTCATGCACCTCCCTGTCAGCGATAGGTCCGAGGCTGCTGTCACCATCTCCTACGAGGCTCAGGCCAGGCTCCAAGACCCTATATATGGCTGCGTCGCTCACATCTTCGCTCTCCAACGACAA GTTGTGAATCTGCAAGCACAGCTGGTCTCTTTAAAGGCACAATCTGCTCAAGCTTTCGCCGATGGATCTTTGTCTCAGGAAGACAGCTTGAACCACCAGCTCCTCGACCAACTTCAGCTGGATCGGGAAGCCAGGATGAGGCATGCTTTGGTTTCAGATTCGCCATTGAGCACCGAACGCACTATGTATCACGACAATGGCCTTCTGGACTCGAGCTCATCCCTGCTGCCTTCTCCACATGGTGTTCCTCATTCGTACATGAGGGTCGACGATGGCATCTTCTTCGGCACCGATGAAGACATGGAGAATGCACTCGTGACGCAAACAGTTGGGCGGAGCTCGGCGGATCACAACATGGAGGATCTTCGATCGGTAGCTTTTGCTCATCTTCGTCATGTATGA